A single window of Oreochromis aureus strain Israel breed Guangdong linkage group 7, ZZ_aureus, whole genome shotgun sequence DNA harbors:
- the LOC116313980 gene encoding RING finger protein 141-like, producing the protein MGQQISGQGVMNQLRQKLEKCLELVRDSRYLTYEEFLGRLAELNDITAEQQNDLLFEVQPGSDATALWKVAVRVVCTKISKENGMVEASQIMNLYQFIKLYHDITSQATEVPSAKSPSTELPATYSCQASRSGQSLSDLACHLQVTAASESWVISDLQRLLP; encoded by the exons ATGGGTCAGCAGATCTCAGGTCAGGGAGTTATGAACCAGCTCCgtcagaagctggagaaatgtTTAGAACTGGTTCGTGACAGTCGCTACCTAACTTACGAGGAGTTCCTGGGAAGACTGGCTGAACTTAATGACAT TACTGCTGAACAGCAGAACGACCTGCTGTTTGAAGTGCAGCCAGGATCTGATGCTACAGCCTTGTGGAAGGTGGCTGTCAGGGTTGTGTGTACCAAG ATCAGTAAGGAGAATGGCATGGTGGAAGCGTCGCAGATCATGAACCTGTATCAGTTCATCAAGCTGTACCATGACATCACCAGCCAGGCAACTGAGGTGCCGTCTGCAAAGAGCCCCTCTACTGAGCTTCCCGCCACTTACTCCTGCCAGGCCAGCAG GAGTGGTCAGAGCCTAAGCGACCTAGCGTGTCATCTGCAAGTGACTGCTGCCAGCGAATCGTGGGTAATATCTGATCTTCAGAGACTACTTCCTTAA
- the ampd3b gene encoding AMP deaminase 3b isoform X2, giving the protein MAQITTEDIPRLFPKMSIHEVDERVRLMAEKVYASALKEEDSKDTLALFTVPEDCPIGLKETREKELQKEMAEQQSQESVKRKKSFRLKRSQSVSMQMPPDWTPTPVQTPATAESLLSDSFPDFQRVTIGGDYCAGITVEDYEQATKGLLKALFIREKYSRLAYHRFPRTTALFLRNAENERWLEEDEVLPDIWPYPREGEDPYSMEGIPEDLNYELQIKDGIIHVYENAEALKQEQAYRLPYPDLETFAIDLSHVLAMIADGPTKSYCHRRLNFLGSKFYLHEMLNEMAELKELKCVPHRDFYNVRKVDTHIHAAACMNQKHLLRFIQTTYQTEADRVVLEKGNKKLTLKEVFDNLHMDPYDLTVDSLDVHAGRQTFHRFDKFNSKYNPVGASELREIYLKTDNYIKGEYFARLVKEVAAELEESKYQHAEPRLSIYGRSASEWESLATWFIQHKVHSPNMRWMIQVPRIYDIFKSKKLIPSFAKILENVFRPLFEATINPQKHKAVHVFLKYVTGFDSVDDESKHSDHMFSYKSPKPEEWTTDDNPPYTYYLFYMYANIMVLNNLRKQRGLNTFLFRPHCGEAGSITHLVSAFLTADNISHGLNLKKSPVLQYLYYLAQVPIAMSPLSNNSLFLEYSKNPLREFLHKGLCVSLSTDDPMQFHYTKEALMEEYAIAAQLWKLSTCDLCEIARNSVLQSGLSHEEKKHFIGANYLQDGPKGNDIRRTNVAQIRMAYRYETLCNELSFLMDAVKTEFGQSSAQ; this is encoded by the exons ATATACCACGCCTTTTCCCAAAAATGTCAATACACgaggtggatgagagggttcgTCTGATGGCAGAGAAGGTGTACGCCTCTGCTCTGAAGGAGGAAGACAGCAAGGATACTCTGGCTCTGTTCACTGTCCCGGAAGACTGTCCCATTGGTCTGAAAGAGACTAGAGAGAAGGAGCTGCAAAAGGAGATGGCTGAACAGCAGTCTCAGGAGTCAGTTAAGAG GAAGAAGAGTTTCAGGTTGAAGCGGTCACAGTCGGTATCTATGCAGATGCCTCCTGATTGGACACCTACCCCAGTGCAAACACCCGCCACTGCTGAATCTTTGCTTTCAGACTCCTTCCCAGACTTCCAGAGAGTTACCATCGGTGGAGATTACTGTGCAGGG ATCACAGTTGAGGACTATGAGCAAGCAACCAAGGGTCTCCTCAAAGCCCTGTTCATCCGAGAGAAGTACTCCAGGCTTGCCTACCACCGATTTCCAAGGACAACAGCCCTGTTCCTGCGAAATGCTGAAAATGAGAGGTGGCTAGAAGAGGATGAAGTCCTGCCAG ACATCTGGCCTTACCCTCGTGAAGGGGAGGACCCATACTCCATGGAGGGTATTCCTGAAGACCTGAACTATGAGCTGCAGATAAAGGATGGTATAATTCATGTTTATGAGAATGCTGAGGCCCTGAAACAAGAGCAAGCTTACAGACTTCCTTACCCCGACCTCGAGACCTTTGCTATAGACCTGAGCCATGTACTTGCAATGATAGCTGACGGTCCAAC AAAATCCTACTGTCACAGACGGCTGAACTTCCTGGGCTCCAAATTCTACCTGCATGAAATGCTGAATGAAATGGCAGAGCTAAAAGAGTTGAAATGTGTCCCACACAGAGACTTCTACAACGTTAGAAAG GTGGACACACATATACATGCTGCCGCTTGCATGAACCAGAAGCATCTGCTGAGATTCATACAGACCACATACCAGACTGAAGCAGATCGAGTGGTCTTGGAAAAAGGCAATAAGAAGCTCACACTCAAGGAAGTCTTTGACAACCTCCACATGGACCCGTACGACCTCACTGTAGACTCTCTGGACGTGCACGCT GGAAGGCAAACCTTTCATCGGTTTGATAAGTTCAACTCAAAATACAACCCTGTGGGGGCCAGCGAACTGCGGGAGATTTACCTGAAAACGGACAACTACATCAAAGGAGAATACTTTGCACGTCTCGTTAAG GAAGTCGCCGCTGAGCTAGAGGAGAGCAAATACCAACATGCCGAGCCCCGTCTGTCAATTTACGGCCGCTCTGCAAGCGAGTGGGAGAGCCTAGCAACGTGGTTCATCCAGCATAAGGTCCACTCACCCAACATGAGATGGATGATCCAAGTCCCCAGGATTTA TGACATTTTCAAGTCAAAGAAATTAATCCCAAGCTTTGCCAAGATACTGGAGAATGTGTTCCGCCCCCTCTTTGAGGCTACAATCAACCCTCAAAAGCACAAAGCAGTCCACGTGTTCTTAAAATAT GTGACGGGATTTGACAGCGTGGATGACGAATCTAAACACAGCGACCACATGTTCTCTTACAAGAGCCCGAAGCCTGAGGAATGGACCACAGATGACAACCCTCCCTACACCTATTATCTGTTCTACATGTATGCCAACATAATGGTTCTCAACAACCTCCGCAA GCAACGAGGACTGAACACCTTCCTGTTCCGTCCTCACTGTGGAGAGGCAGGTTCCATCACTCATCTTGTCTCCGCCTTCCTGACAGCTGACAACATCTCCCATGGACTCAACCTTAAGAAG AGCCCAGTGTTGCAGTATCTATACTACCTGGCCCAGGTCCCAATTGCCATGTCTCCACTGAGCAACAACAGCCTGTTCCTGGAGTACTCCAAGAACCCCCTGAGAGAGTTTCTGCACAAGGGCCTGTGTGTGTCCCTGTCCACCGACGACCCCATGCAGTTCCACTACACCAAG GAGGCCTTGATGGAGGAGTATGCCATTGCAGCTCAGCTGTGGAAGCTGAGCACTTGTGATTTGTGTGAGATTGCCAGGAACAGTGTCCTGCAGAGCGGCCTCTCACATGAG GAGAAGAAACACTTCATTGGGGCCAACTACCTTCAGGATGGACCGAAGGGCAATGACATCAGGCGGACAAATGTAGCACAAATCCGCATGGCCTATCGTTACGAGACTCTGTGCAATGAGCTCAGTTTTCTAATGGATGCAGTGAAGACAGAGTTCGGACAGAGTTCAGCTCAGTGA
- the ampd3b gene encoding AMP deaminase 3b isoform X1 translates to MNKKTNTALLKQQSTPCLGKDIPRLFPKMSIHEVDERVRLMAEKVYASALKEEDSKDTLALFTVPEDCPIGLKETREKELQKEMAEQQSQESVKRKKSFRLKRSQSVSMQMPPDWTPTPVQTPATAESLLSDSFPDFQRVTIGGDYCAGITVEDYEQATKGLLKALFIREKYSRLAYHRFPRTTALFLRNAENERWLEEDEVLPDIWPYPREGEDPYSMEGIPEDLNYELQIKDGIIHVYENAEALKQEQAYRLPYPDLETFAIDLSHVLAMIADGPTKSYCHRRLNFLGSKFYLHEMLNEMAELKELKCVPHRDFYNVRKVDTHIHAAACMNQKHLLRFIQTTYQTEADRVVLEKGNKKLTLKEVFDNLHMDPYDLTVDSLDVHAGRQTFHRFDKFNSKYNPVGASELREIYLKTDNYIKGEYFARLVKEVAAELEESKYQHAEPRLSIYGRSASEWESLATWFIQHKVHSPNMRWMIQVPRIYDIFKSKKLIPSFAKILENVFRPLFEATINPQKHKAVHVFLKYVTGFDSVDDESKHSDHMFSYKSPKPEEWTTDDNPPYTYYLFYMYANIMVLNNLRKQRGLNTFLFRPHCGEAGSITHLVSAFLTADNISHGLNLKKSPVLQYLYYLAQVPIAMSPLSNNSLFLEYSKNPLREFLHKGLCVSLSTDDPMQFHYTKEALMEEYAIAAQLWKLSTCDLCEIARNSVLQSGLSHEEKKHFIGANYLQDGPKGNDIRRTNVAQIRMAYRYETLCNELSFLMDAVKTEFGQSSAQ, encoded by the exons ATATACCACGCCTTTTCCCAAAAATGTCAATACACgaggtggatgagagggttcgTCTGATGGCAGAGAAGGTGTACGCCTCTGCTCTGAAGGAGGAAGACAGCAAGGATACTCTGGCTCTGTTCACTGTCCCGGAAGACTGTCCCATTGGTCTGAAAGAGACTAGAGAGAAGGAGCTGCAAAAGGAGATGGCTGAACAGCAGTCTCAGGAGTCAGTTAAGAG GAAGAAGAGTTTCAGGTTGAAGCGGTCACAGTCGGTATCTATGCAGATGCCTCCTGATTGGACACCTACCCCAGTGCAAACACCCGCCACTGCTGAATCTTTGCTTTCAGACTCCTTCCCAGACTTCCAGAGAGTTACCATCGGTGGAGATTACTGTGCAGGG ATCACAGTTGAGGACTATGAGCAAGCAACCAAGGGTCTCCTCAAAGCCCTGTTCATCCGAGAGAAGTACTCCAGGCTTGCCTACCACCGATTTCCAAGGACAACAGCCCTGTTCCTGCGAAATGCTGAAAATGAGAGGTGGCTAGAAGAGGATGAAGTCCTGCCAG ACATCTGGCCTTACCCTCGTGAAGGGGAGGACCCATACTCCATGGAGGGTATTCCTGAAGACCTGAACTATGAGCTGCAGATAAAGGATGGTATAATTCATGTTTATGAGAATGCTGAGGCCCTGAAACAAGAGCAAGCTTACAGACTTCCTTACCCCGACCTCGAGACCTTTGCTATAGACCTGAGCCATGTACTTGCAATGATAGCTGACGGTCCAAC AAAATCCTACTGTCACAGACGGCTGAACTTCCTGGGCTCCAAATTCTACCTGCATGAAATGCTGAATGAAATGGCAGAGCTAAAAGAGTTGAAATGTGTCCCACACAGAGACTTCTACAACGTTAGAAAG GTGGACACACATATACATGCTGCCGCTTGCATGAACCAGAAGCATCTGCTGAGATTCATACAGACCACATACCAGACTGAAGCAGATCGAGTGGTCTTGGAAAAAGGCAATAAGAAGCTCACACTCAAGGAAGTCTTTGACAACCTCCACATGGACCCGTACGACCTCACTGTAGACTCTCTGGACGTGCACGCT GGAAGGCAAACCTTTCATCGGTTTGATAAGTTCAACTCAAAATACAACCCTGTGGGGGCCAGCGAACTGCGGGAGATTTACCTGAAAACGGACAACTACATCAAAGGAGAATACTTTGCACGTCTCGTTAAG GAAGTCGCCGCTGAGCTAGAGGAGAGCAAATACCAACATGCCGAGCCCCGTCTGTCAATTTACGGCCGCTCTGCAAGCGAGTGGGAGAGCCTAGCAACGTGGTTCATCCAGCATAAGGTCCACTCACCCAACATGAGATGGATGATCCAAGTCCCCAGGATTTA TGACATTTTCAAGTCAAAGAAATTAATCCCAAGCTTTGCCAAGATACTGGAGAATGTGTTCCGCCCCCTCTTTGAGGCTACAATCAACCCTCAAAAGCACAAAGCAGTCCACGTGTTCTTAAAATAT GTGACGGGATTTGACAGCGTGGATGACGAATCTAAACACAGCGACCACATGTTCTCTTACAAGAGCCCGAAGCCTGAGGAATGGACCACAGATGACAACCCTCCCTACACCTATTATCTGTTCTACATGTATGCCAACATAATGGTTCTCAACAACCTCCGCAA GCAACGAGGACTGAACACCTTCCTGTTCCGTCCTCACTGTGGAGAGGCAGGTTCCATCACTCATCTTGTCTCCGCCTTCCTGACAGCTGACAACATCTCCCATGGACTCAACCTTAAGAAG AGCCCAGTGTTGCAGTATCTATACTACCTGGCCCAGGTCCCAATTGCCATGTCTCCACTGAGCAACAACAGCCTGTTCCTGGAGTACTCCAAGAACCCCCTGAGAGAGTTTCTGCACAAGGGCCTGTGTGTGTCCCTGTCCACCGACGACCCCATGCAGTTCCACTACACCAAG GAGGCCTTGATGGAGGAGTATGCCATTGCAGCTCAGCTGTGGAAGCTGAGCACTTGTGATTTGTGTGAGATTGCCAGGAACAGTGTCCTGCAGAGCGGCCTCTCACATGAG GAGAAGAAACACTTCATTGGGGCCAACTACCTTCAGGATGGACCGAAGGGCAATGACATCAGGCGGACAAATGTAGCACAAATCCGCATGGCCTATCGTTACGAGACTCTGTGCAATGAGCTCAGTTTTCTAATGGATGCAGTGAAGACAGAGTTCGGACAGAGTTCAGCTCAGTGA